In the genome of Ananas comosus cultivar F153 linkage group 11, ASM154086v1, whole genome shotgun sequence, one region contains:
- the LOC109717125 gene encoding dynein light chain LC6, flagellar outer arm-like produces MNVLADGRLFVINDLYGFLSNRKGKAMVEDTDMPLKMQLQAMSTTSEALDLFDVFDCRSIAAHIKKVHIKKEFDMIYGPGWQCVVGSSFGCYFTHTEGSFMYFSLESLKFLIFKGAAA; encoded by the exons ATGAATGTGCTAGCAGATGGCAGATTGTTTGTGATCAATGATCTGTATGGTTTTCTTAGCAATAGGAAAGG GAAAGCAATGGTGGAAGACACAGATATGCCCCTGAAGATGCAGCTCCAGGCCATGTCGACCACCTCCGAAGCCCTCGACCTCTTCGACGTCTTCGACTGCAGAAGCATCGCAGCCCACATCAAGAAGGTGCACATCAAGAAG GAGTTTGATATGATATATGGACCAGGTTGGCAATGTGTGGTTGGATCAAGTTTTGGCTGCTACTTTACCCACACAGAAGGGAGCTTCATGTACTTCAGTTTGGAGTCTCTCAAGTTCCTCATCTTCAAAGGAGCTGCAGCGTAG
- the LOC109717708 gene encoding SAP30-binding protein, with amino-acid sequence MAAHTEGIRLLSMYDDEEEEDDDEEEDHQRDPKPTDADDGDDDGEPVVPEPALENPSPMVRLRSPLLADEVADRKTLASPLPPTPPLPQSQHSSPFPFTSPSPPPPPPVAGPYASAAEPLDPPRTRRGALAIVDYAHDEAAMSPEQEEGEIMSGGRVVFGAELQVAEGNIEGKSPQPESSQPLDMPEQSKSETSMAMDFTGMEPEVAQVEEAAAASADIQKDDPLSRFLPPPVTTKCSEELQQKINRFLAYKKSGKSFNADLRNRKDYRNPDFLQHAVRYQDIDQIGTCLSKDVFDPHGYDKSDYYDELETDMKRELERKEQERKKSPKVDFVAGGTQLATVAPILKTSTQVAVTGISAAISSGIPLAPVAVDAAVKDTRQSKKTKWDKVDGDVMNPALSAGHDNISAVGVHAALLTAANAGAGYTAFAQQKRKEAEEKRTGDRKFDKRS; translated from the exons ATGGCGGCGCACACTGAAGGCATCCGCCTCCTCTCCATgtacgacgacgaggaggaggaagacgacgacgaggaggaggaccaCCAACGCGACCCCAAGCCCACCGACGCCGACGATGGCGATGACGACGGCGAGCCGGTGGTTCCGGAGCCCGCGCTCGAGAACCCTTCTCCTATGGTTCGGCTCCGATCCCCCCTCCTTGCCGACGAGGTCGCGGATCGGAAAACCCTAGCGAGCCCCCTGCCCCCCACCCCGCCGTTGCCTCAGTCGCAGCACTCCTCGCCATTCCCCTTCACTTCCCcttctcccccgccgccgcctcccgtgGCGGGGCCCTACGCCTCCGCGGCGGAGCCTTTGGACCCACCGAGGACGAGGCGGGGCGCGCTCGCGATCGTTGATTACGCGCACGATGAGGCGGCGATGTCCCCCGAGCAGGAG GAGGGCGAGATAATGAGTGGTGGTCGCGTTGTATTCGGTGCGGAGCTTCAAGTTGCTGAGG GAAATATTGAGGGAAAATCACCACAACCAGAATCTTCTCAGCCTTTGGATATGCCTGAACAGTCAAAATCTGAGACCAGTATGGCAATGGATTTCACTGGAATGGAGCCTGAAGTAGCCCAGGTTGAGGAGGCTGCTGCAGCTTCTGCGGATATACAAAAAGATGATCCTCTCAGTCGTTTTCTTCCTCCACCTGTGACAACCAAATGCTCTGAGGAGTTGCAG CAAAAGATCAATAGGTTTCTTGCGTACAAGAAGTCTGGGAAAAGTTTTAATGCGGATTTGCGCAATAGAAAGGATTACAGGAATCCAGACTTCTTACAGCATGCAGTGAGGTATCAAGATATTGATCAGATTGGGACTTGCTTAAGTAAAGATGTGTTTGACCCTCATGGATATGACAAAAGTGACTATTATGACGAACTAG AGACTGATATGAAGCGTGAACTGGAAAGGAAGGAgcaggaaaggaaaaaaagtccAAAAGTTGACTTTGTTGCAGGAGGAACACAACTCGCCACAGTTGCACCAATATTAAAGACCAGCACACAAGTTGCAG TTACTGGCATTTCGGCTGCAATCAGTAGCGGAATACCCCTAGCCCCAGTAGCTGTAGATGCTGCTGTCAAGGACACCAGGCAAAGCAAGAAAACAAAGTGGGATAAG GTTGATGGTGATGTAATGAATCCTGCACTTTCTGCCGGACATGATAATATATCGGCCGTTGGTGTGCATGCGGCGCTTTTAACTGCTGCTAATGCTGGAGCCGGATACACTGCTTTTGC GCAAcagaagagaaaagaagcaGAAGAGAAGAGGACGGGCGATCGGAAGTTCGATAAAAGATCTTGA